A single Elaeis guineensis isolate ETL-2024a chromosome 15, EG11, whole genome shotgun sequence DNA region contains:
- the LOC105058395 gene encoding 2,3-bisphosphoglycerate-dependent phosphoglycerate mutase 1, whose amino-acid sequence MAATTSHQAIGSVRECHGIFGSRDGIKNLSVKMISKGFGVDVRLITRGNCCPKSWKLGVIHASSSHSSVVDPVQIPSKNNSSNSKKKSDETALILIRHGESLWNEKNLFTGCVDVPLTQKGVDEAIEAGKRICNIPVDMIYTSALIRAQMTAMLAMTQHRRKKVPIFMHSESEQAQRWSRIYSEETKKQSIPVIAAWQLNERMYGELQGLNKQETADRFGKEKVHEWRRSYDIPPPNGESLEMCAHRAVAYFKDQIEPQLLSGKNVMIAAHGNSLRSIIMYLDKLTSQEVISLELSTGIPMLYIFKDGKFIRRGSPVGPSEAGVYAYTRSLALYRQKLDEMFH is encoded by the exons ATGGCTGCCACCACATCTCATCAGGCTATTGGGTCCGTCCGTGAATGTCACGGCATCTTTGGCTCTCGGGATGGAATTAAAAATTTGTCAGTGaaaatgatttctaagggtttcgGTGTTGATGTACGGCTGATTACGAGGGGAAATTGCTGCCCTAAGAGCTGGAAATTGGGTGTAATCCATGCATCTAGCTCACATTCTTCGGTAGTTGATCCAGTTCAAATACCATCAAAGAATAACTCTAGCAATTCAAAGAAAAAATCAG ATGAAACTGCACTTATATTGATCCGGCATGGTGAATCTCTATGGAATGAGAAAAATTTGTTCACAGGCTGTGTTGATGTACCCTTGACTCAAAAGGGTGTGGACGAGGCAATTGAAGCAGGTAAAAGAATATGCAACATACCTGTTGACATGATCTACACATCTGCTTTGATTCGTGCTCAAATGACTGCCATGCTTGCCATGACACAGCATCGCCGGAAGAAG GTTCCAATTTTCATGCACAGTGAGAGTGAACAGGCCCAGAGATGGAGTCGGATCTATAGTGAAGAAACAAAGAAACAATCTATTCCAGTGATAGCTGCTTGGCAATTGAATGAGAGAAT GTATGGTGAGTTACAGGGTCTTAACAAGCAAGAAACAGCAGATCGATTTGGGAAAGAGAAAGTTCATGAGTGGCGTCGCAGTTATGACATCCCTCCTCCAAATGGGGAGAGTTTAGAGATGTGCGCGCACAGAGCTGTTGCTTATTTCAAAGACCAG ATTGAACCTCAACTTTTGAGTGGGAAAAATGTGATGATTGCTGCACATGGGAATTCACTGAGGTCTATTATTATGTACCTTGACAAGCTGACTTCTCAAGAG GTAATCAGCCTTGAGTTGTCAACTGGCATTCCTATGCTCTATatattcaaagatggaaagttcaTCAGGAGAGGGAGTCCTGTAGGACCTTCTGAGGCTGGTGTCTATGCTTATACTAGG